The Lysinibacillus irui sequence TGGTGGACAATTTTACAAAAGCGTGAAGGCTACCGCGAGGCGTTTGATGGATTTGATGTGGAAAAAATTATCCTTTATACAGAGGACAAGCTGCAGGACTTACAGCAAGATACGCGAATTGTGCGCAATAAATTAAAAATAGCGAGCGTTGTAACGAATGCCAAGGCATATTTGCAAATTCAAGAAAAACATGGTTCATTCTCTAATTATATTTGGGGATTTGTTGATCATAAGCCCCTCATCAATGAATGGGCTTCTATTTCAGAAGTCCCCGTGACGACAGATAGTAGTGATCGTATGAGCAAGCAATTGAAGAAGGATGGCTTCAAATTTGTTGGTAGTACCATTTGTTATTCCTTTATGCAGGCAGTGGGTATGGTGAATGATCATATAATGGATTGCTGCTGCCGACAACAGGAGTTAGCACATGACAATTGAAGAAATTAGGGCTCAACTGGCAAGGCCCGCTACGGTTTTTCAAACGGGTGGCGTTCGACCTACACATCATTTGATGGAAAGCTGGATAGGGTATGTAGGTTGGTCTTTCCCAGAGGAGCAGCAACCATCCGGCTATCAGCCACTTGCTACATTCTTTCTTCAAGACCTACCATATGTACCTACAGCACTCAAATCCTTTCAATTACTAACTATATTTGTCCATGACCACGTATACGACCATTTAAATGAGGATGATCTTCGTCCTTATTTTGATATTAGAGCGTACACAACATTGGAAGGCTTGGTAAAACGTGAATGGCAGCATGATCAACTACGAGCCTTCCCGCTAATGCCAAAGCTTATCACGAATGACTATCCACTATGGGATGGTGGGGGTATGCCTGCTCAATTGGAGGAGAAGATTTTGACCTTGGAGCAGGAAGGAACGCTGGATTATTTTGATGATATCGTTGAAGAACTGTATCCGCTTCATAAAATCGGTGGCTACCCAACCTTTTGCCAAAGTGGCATTGATTTTGGAGAGGGTTCTCCATTTGTCCTTCAAATTGCCTCAGATGCCAAGGCACAGCTGAACATTGTGGATAACGGCAATTTTTATTTTTTCTATCATGAAACAACAAGGTCTTGGCACGTTTATTGCGATTTCTACTAAAAGTTAGGGTCTCACTCTTTCTTGAATTGTAAAATTGATTAGTTGATAAATAACATCTAACCCGAGATAAGCACCTGTGATGAGGAAAATGGGGTGTAAGAAAACAGCGTGAATTGTTGTCATAAAGACCGCATCCTCAAGAATAATTTGCGTAATAGAGGTAGCGGCAATAACCGCTAAAATGTTGAGAGAATGGTGAAAGCTAGTCCATTTTTGCTGAAGATAAACCATGAAGCATGGTATTACAATAAGGACAGCCAGCATGGAGATGGTCATCCTATCACATCCTTTTCTTGTAGGTTGCCCTTGTTTGCTTGTGCATAAACAAAAGATCACGTTAGGAGGGAAAAGCGTTGAGGTGGCAAGATGGAGGGGTGAAAAGAGTAAAGAGGGTGAAAAAAGTGGAGCATAAAACGGTCGTTAA is a genomic window containing:
- a CDS encoding DNA-3-methyladenine glycosylase I → MKRCDWVKLDEPLYVEYHDKEWGVPVYDDRHLFEMLCLEGAQAGLSWWTILQKREGYREAFDGFDVEKIILYTEDKLQDLQQDTRIVRNKLKIASVVTNAKAYLQIQEKHGSFSNYIWGFVDHKPLINEWASISEVPVTTDSSDRMSKQLKKDGFKFVGSTICYSFMQAVGMVNDHIMDCCCRQQELAHDN
- a CDS encoding YwqG family protein — its product is MTIEEIRAQLARPATVFQTGGVRPTHHLMESWIGYVGWSFPEEQQPSGYQPLATFFLQDLPYVPTALKSFQLLTIFVHDHVYDHLNEDDLRPYFDIRAYTTLEGLVKREWQHDQLRAFPLMPKLITNDYPLWDGGGMPAQLEEKILTLEQEGTLDYFDDIVEELYPLHKIGGYPTFCQSGIDFGEGSPFVLQIASDAKAQLNIVDNGNFYFFYHETTRSWHVYCDFY
- a CDS encoding transposase, producing MTISMLAVLIVIPCFMVYLQQKWTSFHHSLNILAVIAATSITQIILEDAVFMTTIHAVFLHPIFLITGAYLGLDVIYQLINFTIQERVRP